In one Acomys russatus chromosome 15, mAcoRus1.1, whole genome shotgun sequence genomic region, the following are encoded:
- the Samd7 gene encoding sterile alpha motif domain-containing protein 7, with protein MSINPLLAASGQQRIPLVPSPFGPPVVDRDMLSSSIAPTDTSQFCVPSQYGSPILPNATMPNPLSGHFYSGWGILPPEPIKAMTTRNEMIERHHAARAEIEMYSLYQQRRMERVNPRGLSGLGIPLFYGSSCLAGPAGFQGRNALPASDLHVHRSALRHLQGNPILLATRPHLTECWGQKYRLRRGSMYQKPLESDTEGFKSHGEEKSSGQMAAVPCEEEECIKDPEVEVDNQPQQPRETDEKPTTALTNPGGGGELQPNQRTPSSLEAGPWDGGKSSEQSCEGCGEKNGLYLPVSILPLPGAHELAALQETRSLADIQKWTVEDVRNFISSLPGCSDYAQVFKDHAIDGETLPLLTEQHLRGTMGLKLGPALKIQSQVSQHVGNAFCKKIPSVPTHSRQAFDQPADMPPVLDINSWSDGFSVPDSQDIMIPKRTEQESMRN; from the exons ATGTCTATAAACCCTTTATTGGCAGCATCAGGACAGCAGAGGATCCCATTGGTTCCCTCACCATTTGGGCCTCCAGTTGTGGACAG GGATATGTTGTCTTCCAGTATTGCTCCAACTGACACAAGCCAGTTTTGTGTTCCTTCCCAATATGGATCGCCTATTCTTCCGAATGCAACTATGCCAAACCCGCTGTCGGGTCACTTCTATTCAG GCTGGGGCATTTTACCACCTGAACCCATAAAGGCAATGACCACAAGGAATGAGATGATTGAAAGACACCACGCTGCCAG gGCAGAAATAGAAATGTATTCTCTTTACCAGCAACGGAGAATGGAAAGAGTTAATCCCAGGGGACTCTCTGGCCTGGGGATACCACTCTTTTATGGGTCCAGTTGCCTGGCTGGTCCCGCAGGCTTCCAAGGCAGGAACGCATTGCCTGCCAGCGATCTGCATGTGCACAGAAGCGCCCTCAGACACCTTCAGGGAAACCCTATTCTGCTAGCAACTAGACCACACTTGACCGAGTGCTGGGGTCAGAAATACCGACTCAGGAGAGGTTCCATGTACCAGAAGCCTCTAGAGAGTGACACTGAGGGTTTCAAAAGTCATGGAGAAGAAAAAAGCTCAGGCCAGATGGCCGCGGTGCCCTGTGAAGAGGAAGAGTGTATCAAGGATCCGGAAGTCGAAGTAGACAACCAGCCGCAGCAGCCAAGGGAAACGGATGAAAAGCCGACCACAGCCCTCACCAACCCTGGAGGCGGAGGCGAGCTCCAGCCAAACCAGAGAACCCCCTCTTCCCTGGAGGCAGGGCCGTGGGATGGTGGAAAGTCCTCTGAACAGAGCTGTGAAGGCTGCGGTGAAAAGAATGGGCTTTACCTGCCAGTTTCCATACTGCCTCTGCCAG GAGCACACGAGCTGGCTGCACTTCAGGAAACACGTTCTCTGGCTGATATTCAGAAGTGGACAGTCGAAGACGTGCGTAACTTCATCAGCAGCCTCCCAGGCTGCTCAGACTATGCCCAG GTATTTAAGGATCATGCAATTGATGGAGAAACACTGCCCCTTCTCACGGAGCAGCATCTTCGAGGCACCATGGGACTGAAACTGGGGCCAGCACTAAAAATTCAGTCTCAG gTATCTCAGCATGTGGGAAATGCGTTCTGTAAAAAAATTCCTTCAGTTCCCACCCATTCGAGGCAAGCATTTGATCAGCCAGCAGACATGCCCCCTGTTTTGGATATTAATTCCTGGAGTGACGGTTTCAGTGTTCCTGATTCGCAGGATATAATGATTCCTAAAAGGACTGAGCAAGAGAGTATGAGAAACTAA